GCTCCAGGATCTGACGCCGGAGCTCGCGCGCCGGCTCGGCATTCCCGACCCGAAGGGCGTGGTCGTCACCGACGTGCGTCCGAACTCGCCGGCGGCCGAGGCCGGGATCAAGGAAGGCGACGTGATCCGCGAGATCGACC
The sequence above is a segment of the Candidatus Methylomirabilota bacterium genome. Coding sequences within it:
- a CDS encoding PDZ domain-containing protein, producing LQDLTPELARRLGIPDPKGVVVTDVRPNSPAAEAGIKEGDVIREIDRSPVNALEDVEKAMARKPRDEKQVLLRVERQGAGRYVVIEVG